The Engraulis encrasicolus isolate BLACKSEA-1 chromosome 3, IST_EnEncr_1.0, whole genome shotgun sequence genome segment gtaccgctgtttgctagttgtctgctgatgttgtataacctttcggatgtttttgggaataaataaaaatctcggaaaaggctgaagaagaaggaaaaaaacctcaggtactgacaagtccagggtagtgtgagcattacaactgctcaactgttgaaattgaccaaactggtcctttaagatggTCTGTAGGCTACAGGATGCTGTACAACTCCCCTTGAAGGCAACGTTCACAATTACTTCTGAGTAATCAAGactaacatgtctgccaactgcgGAAAGGAGTGTTAAGAGATTAAGTTTTCAATACCGCATTTGCAATCCAGTACATTTTGTGTTCCCCTctttggtcaatcaggggcccTCTGACTGGTGGAGGTCCCTAGGCTACATCCTATCTAACCTCTGCATTAATCTGACCCTGATCTCTGGGTGTAATTGATGAGAATTACCCCCTTTGTCTTGAGAATGTATCTTTTGAAGCTGAGAAGGTACCCCAAGAGTAGGGAGCCAAGTGATGGCAGTCTGGATTCAGAGGCTTCAACTTAAAACTATAGCCTACTCTCCACGTCATTTATTTACATGTGATTCCATTATACTTTTATCTCTTCCACATGGTTAAAGGGTTGTTCTTAAATCAAATGGAATAAAAAGTGAAGCATAGAACAAGGTGACATGCAAGGCAACTCATGAGCAGGGCTATacatttttcatcactagccaaatttgACTTGTCGATGCCAAGTCTTACAAAGtactagccacacatacactTAATACCAGTCAAAGTGGGTAGTCAGTtcccttttctaccagccaaatttaattttatttggccggttggctggtgttttgACTGCTCTGTGCTGACTTGACCTCTTTTGGTAATCATTTCCAAGTATCATAGAAGTATACTAAAATAATAGTCTGGCAAGTGAGGTTGTATGTTCTGTCGCAAGGCGGTTTGTCTAGTTTGGTAAAATTGTGTTTGTTCAACCAAAATGTGAAAAGGCTGATGGAGTATGTGGCCTTTATAAACATGTTTGATCCCAAGCTTTCTGTGCTGTACTGCTTCAGACACTAGGAGACAGAACATGTTTTCGCCTGCCCCCTGTTGAAAGATACTGAGTATAGCACATTacaaacttgaaaaaaaaaaaaaaaaaaaacccgcatGGACTTGACCAGTTTGTGGAAACCTATTGCCTCAAGTGAATTAAAAAAGGCAAACACATTTCCTCTTTCAAGTTTTAGATGTAGAGTAGGCCCAAGTAAATATAGGACCTAAATTGAAAGTTACATAGCCTATTTGATTTGTGTTCTCAAAACTTTGAAAGCTGTGCATTCTTTTTTCAGAGTGGTATTGTCTTTTTTGGCATACTAGTAGCACATTTGTGGGGAATTAATCCGACAACCCCTTGATAACAAATTTTGTAcgtgtttttcaaccactgtgccatgccacactAGTGTGCCATGAGAGATTGTCAGGTGTGCCTTGGGAAATTATTCAATGGGACCGAAAGGGTTTTAAAACactttttaggcctttattgctacaggacagtgtgagagtagacaggaaatgattgggagagagaaatggggcaggGCAATGACTCCCCACTgaactcaaaccggggtccccgtgggcaatgttagcccaaatgtggggggcttagcgtgctgcgccacagcacccccctcaAAACACTTTTTAAAATTAGTATGAcattaaaagatatttttatgtgTTTCTTTAAACGCTATTGAAAACACTTTGATAAGAAGACTGTTTATGATAAGCTGCATTATCATTATTTTAGCATTTCCAATTTGTGATGTGCCTTGAGATTGTTTCCATTGAGAGAAGTTAACCTTGAGTGTAAAAGGTTGAAAACACTGTTCTGTAACCTTACTCCCCAGTCCACCACTGAATGGGTTTCACCATCAGGCCACAGCATAATGGTTTGTCGATTGACCAAACTATGGCTGAAACATAGAAtggaatagactttattgtcatgccagcatgaaaattcCCTTTAAtctcactgaataaaaacacaaacagacaaaacacatATACAAATTGTTTCATCCACCCCCCTCCAAGCATACACATCATATAAAAGTCAGGTAGAAGTTCCAGACCTCTAGCTTTTCTATTACTTATTGAccatggaaattgcatttggtaTGAAAGAATGTTTGTGATGTTTCTCCTTGCAATGAGtgatctgtagcgcctccctCAGGGCagcagttcaaattcagagtAAAGAGGATGAGTGCAAtcatctaaatcagtgtttcccaaccaggggtacgtgtaccactaggggtacgcgagcacactgcagggggtacttggaaaaatgttactactatgacaaatgtatggagcagtcacattaggacagagaaagtgatatagaacattaattagggggtactcatggcacaacttagaggcttagggggtacatgagacaaaaaaggttgggaaacactgatttaaatGTTCAAAGATTTCCTGTCAACTGCAGTCCTGTATAGACTGCCCAGTGGTTTTTGGGGTCGTCCTGACTTTCCTGCCATttgttagcctggtgaaccagcgccacccgctggacggcaaaatgttttgtctacgggtgggtctggcctcgcataatgattcagtAGCCtcagtctcattgcagggccagccccgggctggcccggacaaaagggggctgacggtgatctcatcaaaagggggctaggtgctaaagatggccgccgggccaggttgtggggcttagGGCCGCTTTTCCtagcccgtcgaattcgatgggccatcaaGCACCAACGAGGCTCGGAGTCAACCTATAAAAGTACCATTGGCAGGGGGGGTATGTCgttgtgcgcgcttgtgcatacGTTTGAGATTACTGTTTGCGTCACAGCTTATTTAAAAAAGGCTTCATGTGCTGGACAAAGTGGACATGAAATAAATAACCTGTATTCCCATCATCCTACTGGGAGGTTATGCCTGCTGTAGGTTATTTGGGAAGACATTTGTCTACCCAGCAGACAACTATCAAAACCACATGTTCGGATAGAAAGGACAGAGACGTGTCTTCGATACATTCGTTCCTTTATTTGTAGGCACAAAAGTCATAACGGTGGCTAAGCACGCCAACATAggcaacatcaaacacacataagGTCAGAAAAACAGCTGTCGCTAACGAAGAGGACGTTCATTTTGTGTTGCCCATCAATCTGCTGTTTCCATAGCAGCTAAgctttaggctactgctgttCAGCGAACCACTGTTCCAATGCACGTCTTACGACAGCTCCAGCGTCGGCATTTTCCCCTTCCTCTGCCACGCGGAGAGGTTGAGCAAGTTGTGACGGAACGTCCCACTCTGCAAGGAATGCGTCCAGGTTTTGCTCGCAAAGATTGTGCAGTGTACAGCAAGCCAGCACCATGTCCTCAACAACTGTGAcactgcattcattttttttgccCAGACACCTCCATCTTCCTTTTAACCGCCCAAAGGCATGCTCAACAACACAGCGGGCACGGCTTGTCCTCTTGTTGTACAGCTCTTGACTTTGTGTCAGTCGACCAGTGTCCGGGGTTTGGTTAGCGACGTTATGCTACTCAGTTCGCCGGGTCAGTTACCTACTTAATTCCAAACCTAGCCTGCTAGCATTCAGCATTCAGCTAGCATTCAGCCATGTTTACGAGCATAGCCTAGACTACTGgcaaacactacacacataatACTATCTATATGCTGAtgcggggcgaaagtgggctgtgcccgactgacgtttcacaaacaaggcgtgtacctgaatgtgcctggggtcggctatgagtccgatcaggcaaaaaatggcccggggccggcagctccgagccggccactctcctgagccccgggcggccccgggccgctgaagcgcggctaatgagaccaaggctaatgaagccagaatgccatgaatctggcaaaccaattacaacgcaaagatgtgttttgaatcaaagcgggcagggttttgagggaaggttgttctcatcaacaatcttcggatttattatgcatcgaggccagactaaattagacatccacatttagtctggtttatcaggctagccatttgtaccactctggacagcctgttcttaTTTAGTAGGGTTGGCTTATACATGCATCTAGATTTAGCCTATTATTACTagcctattactattattattagctTTTTAAACTTCATTTTGAAGAGTGTCTTGAATGTCATTTTCCATCTACTGGATGATTAATGTTTCTGTTGTATGAGTAGCAGATCAGCTATTACAGATGTAGTCAAATCAAACCAGACTGTATAACTGCACTGTATAACGTTttcagtagttcatttccagaattcatgctgcccattcacaaacgctacctttttaacaaatacttaccacttccattaaattctaagtattcatgatgaatgagaaaaattgcattttgcatacatgaaaagggtgatcttctccatggtccgccattttgaatttccagaaatatacatttttagctgcaaaactttagtagtattcatgaaaagatcaaatttggctataggcagctcagtgtcaatgagcagcatagttgcaatacctactctggccacagtcttacacagttacacagtgcacctttaagcaccaATGATCCCATCAGGGCTGGCAGAAATAACCCAGTCTTGTGATCGGTATTTGTATATGCATAATGGCACTGTAGTCAGACAATAGGACTGATGGTAAAGGCATCAACAGGTTTGCAGGCAGGGCTTTggttaggcccaggacaaagtcttctgaaagagctcaccacccaatgcatacaatgtaatgaggacccaactctgggccccctgtGGCCCTTTTGCCCAGGATAACTcaactgtcggcttccctgtttgcAAGCATTCCTAAGACAGTGTTTTGTAAGGGTAGCTCCGGTGCGGTGGGTGAACGGGAATGACAGTGACATATTTCTCGTCTTGGAACAGACTATTGTCGGTCGAGTAATTTCCTGTAGGGGTAAAAGAAACAGCAGTGTAATTAAGTCAGTCATGACACTGTATGGCAGTGgttatcaaccttttttgaacaaacaccctcttgacctcatcatacgttTGCCAAGTTGGCAGTGTCAACAGCCCCctcagtattgaaaaataaaatagactaatgctccccaagCACCCACCCCAGCTAGTCCATACTAGTTGTTAGTATGCAGTACTAAttattgttttgctaaacaaAACCTTTTTATTTACCCTTTTTTCCCATTCATCTAGTTTTCTAAGTTGTTATGTCACCACTCACCACACATCCTGGTGCTCATGGCTGAACTTGCACCTCAGATTTCAGCTGTCTCTCAAACGTGTCAGTATGGTATGTGCATGCCATGTGGGGCTTTTTTGTCATTTGTTCCTCTGATGTATGTACTGTGCTtacataggctatagcctatagtGGAAACCTCAGAACATGGTGTGTAAGAGTCAGACACTTGTTTCTAGGATTTTAGGCACTGCCTTTTCCTAGTGTTTGGTAATGTGTgaaatgcaaaaaataaaataaaaatgcaagcaaggtagtatatcacgaaagggagtacacccctcacagtttatGCAGATTTGTgagaatatcttttcataggaaagcattacagaaatttcactttgatacAATGAttaatttcttgttcactcagaaaagaacaaaatacagccattaatgtttgaacatgtattcacaaaagtgagtacaccccagattaaaatctgatagagaaggggctgtgttggcttgaatcgtctcgaaatgcaaagggattaaaagggaggtcatcagtgtgcgtctCAACCTTTCTTTGTATTGAACTTTTACAGTTTGAGGTGCTGTGTCCacgtagcagggtatttttttcttctggttagttgtaaacgcaacatgtggataaaaataaatcctccattgtaaccaatgcgtttcagcccccttaacaggatatttttttctcctgctttttatacctggattttaaatatctgctacgtggaaacagaaagccaaaaccaatgcaaaatcaatgaaaccaggagaaaaaaatatccacatataaaaatatccagctacgtggaaacagcacctgagtgtgcacctggcttaaatagattgttgtgagatttgaatgcaatcccaTGGAGAATAcaatgatctgcttcagtagccacagtgcatgttgacatgcgtgtttcttttaggtgtatttcagattgccaatgttgacagcattcaagCATCCTCAAACCGTGTCAGTCCCAATACCATGCTTGgttattgagaggataaacttttttgtaaaactcacttgttcaaccacacatgcttgacaccatctaaagcaagtttgttcatcttggtctcaagagagatgaacagaccgaggatatggatcactggaaccatgtcgtgtgatctgaagagaccaagataaacaaatttactttagatggtgtcaagcatgtgcagTGGTAAACAAATGAGTTatacaaaaaagtttatcctTTCAATAGCTctcaaatatgttgttaaaaggtcactaatcattgtgtcaaagtgaaatttctgtaatgctttcctatgaaaagatattctcacaaatctgcaaaaacttagaggggtgtactcactttcgtgaaaTACAGTAACTGATTGGCAATTAAAATGTCCACACTCTTTTCCCTTATCACCACTAATAGTTCCAGATCATAGAAAGAATcagttgtgtactgtatattggtaAAACTTCATGTAAGAGGATCATTGAACAATTTCAGATATAAAACAGTGGTTTTGTGGCTACATGTAACAGACAGACTAATAGAAAAAGAAACATCTGACAAGATGTGTAGACATACATGGATATGTTTGAAAATGCTCTGGTTTTGGCCTCCCCTttccacgtaaacagagttttagaacacatatttcaaaaatgttttaaaaacatcacatttgggggctaaaacgcacccgTCACATTGGAGTGTTGTATTTTATCCATGTGTTTATATGCAAACGGATAAAAATACATCTACAGTACATCCGCATTTAAAAATATGCACATACGTGTAATCAGCACCTTAAGCCGTctctacttcctctctctctggagaTGCAGACTcaagaacaaataaataaataatgtatctGTAGACAGAACACATGTATCTGTAACACATTGTCATGCAAGAGTTCCTATTTTTGGATCACTGAAGCATCAACTGAAGTACATTCCAAGAATAAATATGGTAAAGAAAAAGAGTGGAAAAGCATCTAGGCCAAAACCCAAATGCTCTATAGACCCATGTTGTTAAACCAGTATATTACATGgactttaaaaggtacactgtgcaggaaatggtcaaaaaaggtactgcaactatgctgctcattgaaactgggctgcccattgccaaatttgatctttatatgaaactacctgtaataaacaaatattttctagtatggtccaagtacagtcatttttgcagctaaaaatggctatttttggaaattcaaaagggcggaccatggagaagatcccccttttcatgtatgaaaagtgcaatttttccagtcataaggaatacttagaatttgatggtggtggtaagtattcatgaaaaaggtaacattatttagtgaatgggcagcatgaattctggaaataaacaactaaaaatctcgcacagtgtccctttaacagactTAAAATAATACtaattttcacattcatattttttatcaCCAAAAATAATGATATTCTATGGGGATACTGACACTTTGTATAAAGCATTCATGATAATCAAAAACCCCAGAACGATGGATAAGAACTATgtactcatttttgactttttgacaAAACAAAGACTAAGGACATGGCATTTATTTCAGTATTTATTGTATCTGTGAACCACGAGGAAAGACAAAGTTGCTGTTTAAAAGGGTCTTTACCAACAAACCCATCTGAAACAACTTCCCTTTTGTTTATCCTGATGGTTGTAGGTCTGTGTCGGAGGTCTGTCCTGAACTTtgaccttttttttctccattctcACCTACAGCAAGATCCGCATCAATGAAAAACTTAAATTACTTCAAATATTACCAAAATGATACATTCTGACATATAAAAGTAGGCAAGACACATCATCTCAACAGAACTTTggacaagcccacacacacacactttgtcggtcttacacacacacacacacacacacacacacacaatttcatttaGTCTTTTGCAATtagaaactctctcacacacacacacaaagtcctctCATTGTAAGTGCAGAAACACACCcaacacgtacccacacacaaacacacgaaaagTGTCTTCATTGACACAGGTGAAACatagaatcttcacagacaaaaGTGGAAAAAGTCATCCATCCACACGTAGATCTTGACGTACAGCTCcacttcacatgtgtgtgtgtgtgtgtgtgtttttatgttttttttttagtctgtGATGAGGTTTGTactgtacgcgtgcgtgtgtgtgtgtttccttagaGCTCGTCGTGTCTGAGTGGGTCGTTGCTGGGCTGGATGAAGACTCCCTCCATGACCTTCCAGTAGTTGTGGTGGTTGGCCGAGTGCATGCCGTGCACCTCGCGCTGCCCGCGGATGGGGTGGCCGTACTGCTCGCCCGTCACGCTCAGGAAGGCGTCGGTGCCCACGTGCTTGAAGCGCACGGCCTCCTCGCGGTCCCAGTAGCCGCCGCCGCACTGCACCGACCACACGTCCAGGTCGTCGCCCTCGCCGTTCTCGCCGAACgcgctcacttcctgtcacagaagaagcagagagagaaaagggttaAGAATGGACAACAAAAACATCTAGTGAAAATGTGCAGTGCGGCCTGCATTGCTTTTTTATCAcacgctcacttcctgttacaTGAGGAAGGACAAGCAGGTAGAAGTGAACTACTGGCATTTGAAAACATATTAATTAACagcaataaataaatgaataagtacATACACTAATGAACAGGGGTTAACAATGAATAACTTTTTCATTAGCTCCTCCTCCAATCATTCTCAACAAACACCAGGAAGCACAAAGCTGCAGAGATGAGGGCTAGAGATGAAAAGAATTGGTgttaaaacaaacaacaaataaaaacaaatgaagacAGAAAGTCAACCACAACTGGTgttaacagaaaaaaaagagtgtgtgccACGGCCTGTGCTGCTTTGTCATGGCAGCTCGCAGTTCTGCTCTGAATGCACTCACTTCTCTCTTGACAAGAACAATGAGAAGAGGCAAGCAGGATTTTAAATGAACGTGGGGAAAGAATAGAAGTTTGACGTGTTTTCTACTGCAATTTTTGCGTTTGGGTTATCAAGTCATGGAGCCGCAGAACAATTTCAGATGTGCTGTTCTCCAAAACTCACTTCCTACACCACGTGCAACAAGTAGCACAGAGTTAGAAACAAACACTGATGGAGGGGAAATATTCAAATGAAAAATCACAGAACTGCTTTATTATGTTTATAGAGGACAGCAAAGCAAATTCAGAAGTACCATGCACCCAGGTAAAAATTGAAGATCCACTGAACAAAAAGAACCAATTCATCTGAAAGTGTAGCTTTGGCCATCTATGTAACGCACTAATGTTATgcctgccttttcccccacatatGTTCGGGGTATGCCCTGTTTATGTTgtttaagttgctttggataatgtctattaaatgtgatgtaatataatataatgtttgGCGGGAACGGGAACAAAGATTGgacattctctcctcctcctcctggattCTCTCTGAAGTAGGCCAGTGGAACACACAGACGTTCTAGATTGTAGAATGTGATTGTGAAGGACGGCAACCATGTAGTCATTAGCCTATGAGGAAATGGATCACAGCGAGTTTCATGCCAAATTGAGAGGCTATGGAATCATAGGTAATGCAAGCATGAGAGACAGAAGATTACCATATGTTCCATTTGTCTTGCAAATTAGGGGTGgatatgcagacttctgtcctccctcccttgctcacttgccatcttgtgacctcatgatgacatcactgatgacatgacaaaaaatgaatccaatatcttgcaaaagcacaattctaaggCAATTTCCTCaattgcaatcgggatggtgaataaaaaaaaagcagtcccccaaaaattgttgtagctaggctgacagtggggaaactttattgttttctccacagaggcggggcgtcagcaaaatgcgaggccacaagcacaagtggaggacaggagtgtgcatattggattGCACCCTTGGACCACAGGGCAGATGCCCTCTCTCTGTGAAGAGGATGTTTTGATTAACCACTGACATTACCTGAATTTACCCCTTTGAACAATCTAGAACTGTGCCTCACTGTAGCGTAGTGTAGAAGAccctgattgattgatttattgtgAATATGCAAAATTCCAACATTTGTTCTGTAAACCATTGATGACTGGACCCCGAGGTTGGGTATTGcaattcgtctgtctgtctgtctgtctgtctgtctgtctgtctgtctgtctgtctgtctgtctgtctgtctgtctgtctgtctgtctgcagtgttCAGGATTGCCTGCAGGTAGagccatacacaccacaccacatacatacagtacgttgTACGTACTGGGCCGAGGGCCAGGTAGCCACCGTCCATGATTGCTCTCGCGTTGATGTAAATGTTTGTGATAGCTCCATGCACACAATGTCCTtgccagtggcatgcacagacttttttttggggggggggggggggggcaggtgctcgaggggggGCATTGAACATGTcaaacttccagctgccttactggGCAATAAGGGTTGTATTATATCGGtgtattattgtcacatgcttttactCGTCAAGCATTTGGAGAAGGTCATGTCGAATAtgaccacaaaaaaatcccaaaaaggtATCTTAAGGGGCATTACCAGtaagtagggcaaaggggcaggtgctttagcacctcctcgtccctatctgtgcagtgCACATCAATGGCCCTAGCAGTGTTTGGCCCATCCCTCCCGCCACAGCTCATGACATTTCATCTGGCTCATTTGAAGGTCTCCCATTGTAAACCCCACCATTCCAGTTCAGCTCTGTATTGTTGTTCACTGTGTTTAGTACCAACTCCTTTTGCCCGTAAACCATTGTTCACCAAATCAccatttttagactttttaagCTGTTGAAGGTTTGGAAGCTACTTCAAAGATGACAACAGAGTGGACCAAAGCACAACTTATTTCAGGTCTTCATTGCTTTCTTGATGTAGTAAGTAGGCCAATCATATGCTAGAGTATTAAATGAACACAGAGAAAGGACtcggatctttgtgtgtgtgtgtgtgtgtgtgtgtgtgtgtgtgtgtgtgtgtgtgtgtgtgtgtgtgtgtgtgtgctctcacctGGTTGTTTGACAGGGGAGAGCTGAAGTGGTGTGAATGGAGGTTGCGGCCGGTTGTCATGTGGGTGATTCGGACATGCTGACCGCACTTGATGGGGACACCTCTTTGACAGATGACACTTGGCTTCCCTCGGATCCTCCAGTAGCTGTTGGAGTCGTCTGCGCTGTCCACCCCGGTCACAGACTGCTGGCCGCTACCTGTTTGGTTTCCACAGGACGTTTTCATTCTCAAACACATCAACGTGCTTTGATAATAACACAGACATGGAGAACATTTAAATGCATGGTGAGTGAAGAAAGCCCACTGGAAATTGGAAAGCTGTCAGAATCAGATCCACCGTTCAACACCAGTTACTCTGGCCAGCTAGAGCGGATCAAAAATCAAAACAGATGTCTGTGAACATTTAAATTCAACTTATTCGCTAGTACTGGTCCAGCTGTCAAAACAGCAGTGGCCTACTAGCCTATACGGTCATCATTGATTGAGAATTGAAACAACGTCACTCAACACCTGAAGTTTAGCGCCGACAAGAGTTCAG includes the following:
- the sdf2l1 gene encoding stromal cell-derived factor 2-like protein 1, whose product is METSQVFRVFVNLIWLLFIFSKTEGRESEAQFVTCGSLVKLLNTRHNVRLHSHDVKYGSGSGQQSVTGVDSADDSNSYWRIRGKPSVICQRGVPIKCGQHVRITHMTTGRNLHSHHFSSPLSNNQEVSAFGENGEGDDLDVWSVQCGGGYWDREEAVRFKHVGTDAFLSVTGEQYGHPIRGQREVHGMHSANHHNYWKVMEGVFIQPSNDPLRHDEL